From Symphalangus syndactylus isolate Jambi chromosome X, NHGRI_mSymSyn1-v2.1_pri, whole genome shotgun sequence, the proteins below share one genomic window:
- the IDS gene encoding iduronate 2-sulfatase isoform X1, protein MSPPRIGQGLLWLGVVLSSVCVALGSETQANSTTDALNVLLLIVDDLRPSLGCYGDKLVRSPNIDQLASHSLLFQNAFAQQAVCAPSRVSFLTGRRPDTTRLYDFNSYWRVHAGNFSTIPQYFKENGYVTMSVGKVFHPGISSNHTDDSPYSWSFPPYHPSSEKYENTKTCRGPDGELHANLLCPVDVLDVPEGTLPDKQSTEQALQLLEKMKTSASPFFLAVGYHKPHIPFRYPKEFQKLYPLENITLAPDPEVPDGLPPVAYNPWMDIRQREDVQALNISVPYGPIPVDFQRKIRQSYFASVSYLDTQVGRLLSALDDLQLANSTIIAFTSDHGWALGEHGEWAKYSNFDVATHVPLMFYVPGRTASLPEAGEKLFPYLDPFDSASELMEPGRQSMDLVELVSLFPTLAGLAGLQVPPRCPVPSFHVELCREGKNLLKHFRFRDLEEDPYLPGNPRELIAYSQYPRPADTPQWNSDKPSLKDIKIMGYSIRTIDYRYTVWVGFSPDEFLANFSDIHAGELYFVDSDPLQDHNMYNDSQGGDLFQLLMP, encoded by the exons ATGTCGCCGCCCCGGATCGGCCAAGGCCTTCTCTGGCTCGGTGTGGTTCTGAGCTCCGTCTGCGTCGCCCTCGGATCCGAAACGCAGGCCAACTCGACCACAG ATGCTCTGAACGTTCTTCTCCTCATCGTGGATGACCTGCGCCCCTCCCTGGGCTGTTATGGGGATAAGCTGGTGAGGTCCCCAAATATTGACCAACTGGCATCCCACAGCCTCCTCTTCCAGAATGCCTTTGCGCAG CAAGCAGTGTGCGCCCCGAGCCGCGTTTCTTTCCTCACTGGCAGGAGACCTGACACCACCCGCCTGTACGACTTCAACTCCTACTGGAGGGTGCATGCTGGAAACTTCTCCACCATCCCCCAGTACTTCAAGGAGAATGGCTATGTGACCATGTCGGTGGGAAAAGTCTTTCACCCTG GGATATCTTCTAACCATACCGATGATTCTCCATATAGCTGGTCTTTTCCACCTTATCATCCTTCCTCTGAGAAGTATGAAAACACTAAG acATGTCGAGGGCCAGATGGAGAACTCCATGCCAACCTGCTTTGCCCTGTGGATGTGCTGGATGTTCCCGAGGGCACCTTGCCTGACAAACAAAGCACTGAGCAAGCCCTACAGTTGTTGGAAAAGATGAAAACGTCAGCCAGTCCTTTCTTCCTGGCCGTTGGGTATCATAAGCCACACATCCCCTTCAGATACCCCAAG GAATTTCAGAAGTTGTATCCCTTGGAGAACATCACCCTGGCCCCCGATCCCGAGGTCCCTGATGGCCTACCCCCTGTGGCCTACAACCCCTGGATGGACATCAGGCAACGGGAAGACGTCCAAGCCTTAAACATCAGTGTGCCGTATGGCCCAATTCCTGTGGACTTTCAG cgGAAAATCCGCCAGAGCTACTTTGCCTCTGTGTCATATTTGGATACACAGGTCGGCCGCCTCTTGAGTGCTTTGGATGATCTTCAGCTGGCCAACAGCACCATCATTGCATTTACCTCGGATCATG GGTGGGCTCTAGGTGAACATGGAGAATGGGCCAAATACAGCAATTTTGATGTTGCTACCCATGTTCCCCTGATGTTCTATGTTCCTGGAAGGACGGCTTCACTTCCGGAGGCAGGCGAGAAGCTTTTCCCTTACCTCGACCCTTTTGATTCCGCCTCAGAGTTGATGGAGCCAG GCAGGCAATCCATGGACCTTGTGGAACTTGTGTCTCTTTTTCCCACGCTGGCTGGACTTGCAGGACTGCAGGTTCCACCTCGCTGCCCCGTTCCTTCATTTCACGTTGAGCTGTGCAGAGAAGGCAAGAACCTTCTGAAGCATTTTCGATTCCGTGACTTGGAAGAGGATCCGTACCTCCCTGGTAATCCCCGTGAACTGATTGCCTATAGTCAGTATCCCCGGCCTGCAGACACCCCTCAGTGGAATTCTGACAAGCCGAGTTTAAAAGATATAAAGATCATGGGCTATTCCATACGCACCATAGACTATAGGTATACTGTGTGGGTTGGCTTCAGTCCTGATGAATTTCTGGCTAACTTTTCTGACATCCATGCAGGGGAACTGTATTTTGTCGATTCTGACCCCTTGCAGGATCACAATATGTACAATGATTCCCAAGGTGGAGATCTTTTCCAGTTGTTGATGCCTTGA
- the IDS gene encoding iduronate 2-sulfatase isoform X2 — protein sequence MSPPRIGQGLLWLGVVLSSVCVALGSETQANSTTDALNVLLLIVDDLRPSLGCYGDKLVRSPNIDQLASHSLLFQNAFAQQAVCAPSRVSFLTGRRPDTTRLYDFNSYWRVHAGNFSTIPQYFKENGYVTMSVGKVFHPGISSNHTDDSPYSWSFPPYHPSSEKYENTKTCRGPDGELHANLLCPVDVLDVPEGTLPDKQSTEQALQLLEKMKTSASPFFLAVGYHKPHIPFRYPKEFQKLYPLENITLAPDPEVPDGLPPVAYNPWMDIRQREDVQALNISVPYGPIPVDFQRKIRQSYFASVSYLDTQVGRLLSALDDLQLANSTIIAFTSDHGRQSMDLVELVSLFPTLAGLAGLQVPPRCPVPSFHVELCREGKNLLKHFRFRDLEEDPYLPGNPRELIAYSQYPRPADTPQWNSDKPSLKDIKIMGYSIRTIDYRYTVWVGFSPDEFLANFSDIHAGELYFVDSDPLQDHNMYNDSQGGDLFQLLMP from the exons ATGTCGCCGCCCCGGATCGGCCAAGGCCTTCTCTGGCTCGGTGTGGTTCTGAGCTCCGTCTGCGTCGCCCTCGGATCCGAAACGCAGGCCAACTCGACCACAG ATGCTCTGAACGTTCTTCTCCTCATCGTGGATGACCTGCGCCCCTCCCTGGGCTGTTATGGGGATAAGCTGGTGAGGTCCCCAAATATTGACCAACTGGCATCCCACAGCCTCCTCTTCCAGAATGCCTTTGCGCAG CAAGCAGTGTGCGCCCCGAGCCGCGTTTCTTTCCTCACTGGCAGGAGACCTGACACCACCCGCCTGTACGACTTCAACTCCTACTGGAGGGTGCATGCTGGAAACTTCTCCACCATCCCCCAGTACTTCAAGGAGAATGGCTATGTGACCATGTCGGTGGGAAAAGTCTTTCACCCTG GGATATCTTCTAACCATACCGATGATTCTCCATATAGCTGGTCTTTTCCACCTTATCATCCTTCCTCTGAGAAGTATGAAAACACTAAG acATGTCGAGGGCCAGATGGAGAACTCCATGCCAACCTGCTTTGCCCTGTGGATGTGCTGGATGTTCCCGAGGGCACCTTGCCTGACAAACAAAGCACTGAGCAAGCCCTACAGTTGTTGGAAAAGATGAAAACGTCAGCCAGTCCTTTCTTCCTGGCCGTTGGGTATCATAAGCCACACATCCCCTTCAGATACCCCAAG GAATTTCAGAAGTTGTATCCCTTGGAGAACATCACCCTGGCCCCCGATCCCGAGGTCCCTGATGGCCTACCCCCTGTGGCCTACAACCCCTGGATGGACATCAGGCAACGGGAAGACGTCCAAGCCTTAAACATCAGTGTGCCGTATGGCCCAATTCCTGTGGACTTTCAG cgGAAAATCCGCCAGAGCTACTTTGCCTCTGTGTCATATTTGGATACACAGGTCGGCCGCCTCTTGAGTGCTTTGGATGATCTTCAGCTGGCCAACAGCACCATCATTGCATTTACCTCGGATCATG GCAGGCAATCCATGGACCTTGTGGAACTTGTGTCTCTTTTTCCCACGCTGGCTGGACTTGCAGGACTGCAGGTTCCACCTCGCTGCCCCGTTCCTTCATTTCACGTTGAGCTGTGCAGAGAAGGCAAGAACCTTCTGAAGCATTTTCGATTCCGTGACTTGGAAGAGGATCCGTACCTCCCTGGTAATCCCCGTGAACTGATTGCCTATAGTCAGTATCCCCGGCCTGCAGACACCCCTCAGTGGAATTCTGACAAGCCGAGTTTAAAAGATATAAAGATCATGGGCTATTCCATACGCACCATAGACTATAGGTATACTGTGTGGGTTGGCTTCAGTCCTGATGAATTTCTGGCTAACTTTTCTGACATCCATGCAGGGGAACTGTATTTTGTCGATTCTGACCCCTTGCAGGATCACAATATGTACAATGATTCCCAAGGTGGAGATCTTTTCCAGTTGTTGATGCCTTGA
- the IDS gene encoding iduronate 2-sulfatase isoform X3 translates to MSPPRIGQGLLWLGVVLSSVCVALGSETQANSTTDALNVLLLIVDDLRPSLGCYGDKLVRSPNIDQLASHSLLFQNAFAQQAVCAPSRVSFLTGRRPDTTRLYDFNSYWRVHAGNFSTIPQYFKENGYVTMSVGKVFHPGISSNHTDDSPYSWSFPPYHPSSEKYENTKTCRGPDGELHANLLCPVDVLDVPEGTLPDKQSTEQALQLLEKMKTSASPFFLAVGYHKPHIPFRYPKEFQKLYPLENITLAPDPEVPDGLPPVAYNPWMDIRQREDVQALNISVPYGPIPVDFQRKIRQSYFASVSYLDTQVGRLLSALDDLQLANSTIIAFTSDHGFLMRTNT, encoded by the exons ATGTCGCCGCCCCGGATCGGCCAAGGCCTTCTCTGGCTCGGTGTGGTTCTGAGCTCCGTCTGCGTCGCCCTCGGATCCGAAACGCAGGCCAACTCGACCACAG ATGCTCTGAACGTTCTTCTCCTCATCGTGGATGACCTGCGCCCCTCCCTGGGCTGTTATGGGGATAAGCTGGTGAGGTCCCCAAATATTGACCAACTGGCATCCCACAGCCTCCTCTTCCAGAATGCCTTTGCGCAG CAAGCAGTGTGCGCCCCGAGCCGCGTTTCTTTCCTCACTGGCAGGAGACCTGACACCACCCGCCTGTACGACTTCAACTCCTACTGGAGGGTGCATGCTGGAAACTTCTCCACCATCCCCCAGTACTTCAAGGAGAATGGCTATGTGACCATGTCGGTGGGAAAAGTCTTTCACCCTG GGATATCTTCTAACCATACCGATGATTCTCCATATAGCTGGTCTTTTCCACCTTATCATCCTTCCTCTGAGAAGTATGAAAACACTAAG acATGTCGAGGGCCAGATGGAGAACTCCATGCCAACCTGCTTTGCCCTGTGGATGTGCTGGATGTTCCCGAGGGCACCTTGCCTGACAAACAAAGCACTGAGCAAGCCCTACAGTTGTTGGAAAAGATGAAAACGTCAGCCAGTCCTTTCTTCCTGGCCGTTGGGTATCATAAGCCACACATCCCCTTCAGATACCCCAAG GAATTTCAGAAGTTGTATCCCTTGGAGAACATCACCCTGGCCCCCGATCCCGAGGTCCCTGATGGCCTACCCCCTGTGGCCTACAACCCCTGGATGGACATCAGGCAACGGGAAGACGTCCAAGCCTTAAACATCAGTGTGCCGTATGGCCCAATTCCTGTGGACTTTCAG cgGAAAATCCGCCAGAGCTACTTTGCCTCTGTGTCATATTTGGATACACAGGTCGGCCGCCTCTTGAGTGCTTTGGATGATCTTCAGCTGGCCAACAGCACCATCATTGCATTTACCTCGGATCATG gtttcCTCATGAGGACAAATACCTGA
- the IDS gene encoding iduronate 2-sulfatase isoform X4: MSPPRIGQGLLWLGVVLSSVCVALGSETQANSTTDALNVLLLIVDDLRPSLGCYGDKLVRSPNIDQLASHSLLFQNAFAQQAVCAPSRVSFLTGRRPDTTRLYDFNSYWRVHAGNFSTIPQYFKENGYVTMSVGKVFHPGISSNHTDDSPYSWSFPPYHPSSEKYENTKTCRGPDGELHANLLCPVDVLDVPEGTLPDKQSTEQALQLLEKMKTSASPFFLAVGYHKPHIPFRYPKEFQKLYPLENITLAPDPEVPDGLPPVAYNPWMDIRQREDVQALNISVPYGPIPVDFQEDQSSTGFRLKTSSTRKYK; encoded by the exons ATGTCGCCGCCCCGGATCGGCCAAGGCCTTCTCTGGCTCGGTGTGGTTCTGAGCTCCGTCTGCGTCGCCCTCGGATCCGAAACGCAGGCCAACTCGACCACAG ATGCTCTGAACGTTCTTCTCCTCATCGTGGATGACCTGCGCCCCTCCCTGGGCTGTTATGGGGATAAGCTGGTGAGGTCCCCAAATATTGACCAACTGGCATCCCACAGCCTCCTCTTCCAGAATGCCTTTGCGCAG CAAGCAGTGTGCGCCCCGAGCCGCGTTTCTTTCCTCACTGGCAGGAGACCTGACACCACCCGCCTGTACGACTTCAACTCCTACTGGAGGGTGCATGCTGGAAACTTCTCCACCATCCCCCAGTACTTCAAGGAGAATGGCTATGTGACCATGTCGGTGGGAAAAGTCTTTCACCCTG GGATATCTTCTAACCATACCGATGATTCTCCATATAGCTGGTCTTTTCCACCTTATCATCCTTCCTCTGAGAAGTATGAAAACACTAAG acATGTCGAGGGCCAGATGGAGAACTCCATGCCAACCTGCTTTGCCCTGTGGATGTGCTGGATGTTCCCGAGGGCACCTTGCCTGACAAACAAAGCACTGAGCAAGCCCTACAGTTGTTGGAAAAGATGAAAACGTCAGCCAGTCCTTTCTTCCTGGCCGTTGGGTATCATAAGCCACACATCCCCTTCAGATACCCCAAG GAATTTCAGAAGTTGTATCCCTTGGAGAACATCACCCTGGCCCCCGATCCCGAGGTCCCTGATGGCCTACCCCCTGTGGCCTACAACCCCTGGATGGACATCAGGCAACGGGAAGACGTCCAAGCCTTAAACATCAGTGTGCCGTATGGCCCAATTCCTGTGGACTTTCAG GAGGACCAAAGTTCCACAGGTTTCAGACTGAAGACTTCATCTACCAGAAAGTATAAGTAG